Proteins encoded together in one Pseudomonas sp. ADAK13 window:
- a CDS encoding amino acid ABC transporter ATP-binding protein, which produces MPLLRISALHKYYGDHHVLKGIDLSVEEGQVVAIIGRSGSGKSTLLRTLNGLESINDGVIEVDGEYLDAARADLRSLRQKVGMVFQQFNLFPHLTVGENVMLAPQVVQKVPKAKAAQLARQMLERVGLGEKFDAFPDRLSGGQQQRVAIARALAMSPKVLLCDEITSALDPELVNEVLSVVRQLAKDGMTLIMVTHEMRFAREVGDKLVFMHQGKVHEVGDPKILFANPQTAELANFIGSVEQPG; this is translated from the coding sequence ATGCCTCTGCTTAGAATTTCCGCCCTGCATAAGTATTACGGCGATCACCATGTACTCAAGGGCATCGACCTGAGTGTCGAAGAAGGCCAGGTGGTGGCGATCATCGGCCGCAGCGGCTCGGGCAAATCCACCTTGCTGCGTACCCTCAATGGCCTGGAGTCGATCAACGACGGGGTGATCGAAGTGGACGGCGAATACCTCGACGCCGCACGCGCCGACCTGCGCAGCTTGCGGCAGAAAGTCGGCATGGTGTTCCAGCAGTTCAACCTGTTCCCGCACCTGACCGTGGGGGAAAACGTCATGCTCGCCCCCCAGGTGGTGCAGAAAGTACCCAAGGCCAAGGCCGCGCAGCTGGCGCGACAAATGCTCGAACGGGTTGGGCTGGGGGAGAAGTTCGACGCCTTCCCCGATCGCTTGTCCGGCGGCCAGCAGCAGCGGGTAGCCATCGCCCGGGCGCTGGCAATGTCGCCCAAGGTGTTGCTGTGCGATGAAATCACCTCGGCCCTGGACCCGGAACTGGTCAACGAAGTGCTCAGCGTGGTGCGCCAACTGGCCAAGGATGGGATGACGCTGATCATGGTCACCCATGAAATGCGTTTTGCCCGGGAAGTGGGCGACAAGCTGGTGTTCATGCACCAGGGCAAGGTGCACGAAGTCGGCGACCCGAAAATCCTGTTTGCCAACCCGCAGACCGCCGAGCTGGCCAATTTCATCGGTTCGGTGGAACAGCCAGGCTGA